A stretch of Geotrypetes seraphini chromosome 2, aGeoSer1.1, whole genome shotgun sequence DNA encodes these proteins:
- the KBTBD2 gene encoding kelch repeat and BTB domain-containing protein 2 isoform X1: protein MSNEDERQINTEYAVSLLEQLKLFYEQQLLTDIVLIVEGTEFPCHKMVLATCSSYFRAMFMSGLSESKQTHVHLRNVDAASLQIIITYAYTGNLAIKESTVEQLYETACFLQVDDVLHRCREYLIKKINAENCVRLLSFADLFSCEELKQSAKRMVEHKFTTVYHQDAFMQLSSELLIDLVSSDNLNVEKEETVREAAMSWLDYNTVSRSQYLSSVLSHLRIDALSEVIQREWFQGLPPNDKSVVVQGLYKSMPKFFKPRLGMTKEEMIIFIEATSESPGSLYSSVCYSPQAEKVYKLCSPPAELHKVGTLVSPDNDMYIAGGQIPLKNTKSNHSKASKLQAIFRTVNCFYWFDAQQNSWIPKTPMLFVRLKPSLVCCEGYIYAIGGDSAGGELNKRTVERYDAEKDEWTMVSPLPCAWQWNAAVVVHDCIYVMAHNLTYCYFPKSGTWVEMATRQTSRCFASAAAFGDKIFYIGGLHIGNNFGIRLPTSTVDGSSVTVEVYDVNKNEWRMATNIPAKRYSDPCVRAVVISNTFCVFIRETHMNERAKYAIYQYDMELDQWFLRQQISERVLWDLGKDFRCSVGKLYPSCLEVSPWKPPTYLFSPEGGDEFELDGEMVTLPPV, encoded by the exons ATGTCCAATGAGGACGAGAGGCAGATAAATACTGAGTATGCTGTATCCTTGCTGGAACAGTTAAAATTGTTCTATGAACAACAGTTGCTAACTGATATAGTATTAATTGTTGAGGGCACTGAATTCCCCTGTCATAAAATGGTTCTTGCAACTTGCAGCTCTTATTTCAG aGCAATGTTCATGAGCGGTCTTAGTGAAAGTAAACAAACACATGTACATCTGAGGAACGTGGATGCAGCTTCTTTACAGATAATAATAACTTATGCATACACGGGTAATTTGGCAATAAAAGAGAGTACTGTAGAACAGTTGTATGAGACAGCATGCTTCTTACAG GTTGATGATGTGTTACACAGATGCAGAGAATATTTAATTAAGAAGATAAATGCTGAAAACTGTGTGCGCTTATTGAGCTTTGCTGACCTCTTTAGTTGTGAAGAGTTAAAACAAAGTGCTAAAAGAATGGTGGAGCACAAATTCACAACTGTGTACCACCAGGATGCTTTTATGCAGCTGTCCAGCGAGCTACTGATAGATCTTGTAAGTAGTGACAATTTAAATGTGGAAAAGGAAGAGACAGTTCGTGAAGCAGCAATGTCCTGGCTGGATTACAACACAGTATCACGATCACAGTATTTGTCCAGTGTTCTCAGCCACCTCAGAATTGATGCGCTTTCAGAAGTAATACAGCGTGAGTGGTTTCAAGGCCTGCCACCTAATGATAAATCTGTGGTGGTGCAAGGACTTTATAAATCTATGCCCAAATTTTTCAAGCCGAGACTGGGGATGACTAAAGAGGAGATGATCATATTCATTGAAGCTACTTCTGAAAGCCCTGGTAGTCTTTACTCTTCCGTCTGCTATAGCCCCCAGGCGGAAAAAGTTTACAAGCTTTGCAGCCCTCCTGCTGAGTTGCATAAAGTTGGAACATTGGTGTCGCCAGATAATGATATGTATATAGCAGGTGGACAGATTCCTCTTAAGAACACAAAATCCAATCACAGTAAAGCAAGCAAACTTCAGGCTATCTTTAGAACTGTGAATTGCTTTTACTGGTTTGATGCACAACAAAACAGTTGGATTCCAAAGACCCCGATGTTGTTTGTCCGTTTAAAGCCTTCTCTGGTCTGCTGTGAAGGCTACATCTATGCAATTGGTGGAGATAGTGCAGGGGGAGAGCTCAACAAAAGGACTGTGGAACGGTATGATGCAGAGAAAGATGAGTGGACAATGGTGAGCCCATTGCCATGTGCTTGGCAATGGAATGCCGCAGTGGTGGTTCATGATTGCATTTATGTAATGGCACACAACCTAACATACTGTTACTTTCCAAAGTCAGGTACCTGGGTGGAAATGGCTACAAGGCAAACTAGTAGATGTTTTGCTTCAGCTGCAGCTTTTGGTGATAAAATATTCTATATCGGAGGTTTGCATATTGGCAACAACTTTGGCATAAGACTCCCAACCAGCACTGTGGATGGATCTTCTGTAACTGTGGAAGTATACGatgtaaataaaaatgaatggagAATGGCAACCAATATTCCTGCAAAGCGCTACTCTGACCCTTGTGTTAGGGCTGTTGTGATCTCGAATACATTTTGTGTCTTTATCCGGGAAACTCATATGAATGAAAGAGCCAAGTATGCCATCTACCAGTACGATATGGAACTTGATCAGTGGTTTCTACGGCAGCAGATATCAGAACGTGTTCTTTGGGACTTGGGAAAAGACTTTCGATGCAGTGTAGGGAAGCTATATCCATCCTGCCTTGAAGTATCTCCTTGGAAGCCTCCAACATATCTATTTTCCCCAGAAGGGGGAGATGAGTTTGAGCTAGATGGAGAGATGGTTACTCTTCCACCTGTATAA
- the KBTBD2 gene encoding kelch repeat and BTB domain-containing protein 2 isoform X2, with translation MFMSGLSESKQTHVHLRNVDAASLQIIITYAYTGNLAIKESTVEQLYETACFLQVDDVLHRCREYLIKKINAENCVRLLSFADLFSCEELKQSAKRMVEHKFTTVYHQDAFMQLSSELLIDLVSSDNLNVEKEETVREAAMSWLDYNTVSRSQYLSSVLSHLRIDALSEVIQREWFQGLPPNDKSVVVQGLYKSMPKFFKPRLGMTKEEMIIFIEATSESPGSLYSSVCYSPQAEKVYKLCSPPAELHKVGTLVSPDNDMYIAGGQIPLKNTKSNHSKASKLQAIFRTVNCFYWFDAQQNSWIPKTPMLFVRLKPSLVCCEGYIYAIGGDSAGGELNKRTVERYDAEKDEWTMVSPLPCAWQWNAAVVVHDCIYVMAHNLTYCYFPKSGTWVEMATRQTSRCFASAAAFGDKIFYIGGLHIGNNFGIRLPTSTVDGSSVTVEVYDVNKNEWRMATNIPAKRYSDPCVRAVVISNTFCVFIRETHMNERAKYAIYQYDMELDQWFLRQQISERVLWDLGKDFRCSVGKLYPSCLEVSPWKPPTYLFSPEGGDEFELDGEMVTLPPV, from the exons ATGTTCATGAGCGGTCTTAGTGAAAGTAAACAAACACATGTACATCTGAGGAACGTGGATGCAGCTTCTTTACAGATAATAATAACTTATGCATACACGGGTAATTTGGCAATAAAAGAGAGTACTGTAGAACAGTTGTATGAGACAGCATGCTTCTTACAG GTTGATGATGTGTTACACAGATGCAGAGAATATTTAATTAAGAAGATAAATGCTGAAAACTGTGTGCGCTTATTGAGCTTTGCTGACCTCTTTAGTTGTGAAGAGTTAAAACAAAGTGCTAAAAGAATGGTGGAGCACAAATTCACAACTGTGTACCACCAGGATGCTTTTATGCAGCTGTCCAGCGAGCTACTGATAGATCTTGTAAGTAGTGACAATTTAAATGTGGAAAAGGAAGAGACAGTTCGTGAAGCAGCAATGTCCTGGCTGGATTACAACACAGTATCACGATCACAGTATTTGTCCAGTGTTCTCAGCCACCTCAGAATTGATGCGCTTTCAGAAGTAATACAGCGTGAGTGGTTTCAAGGCCTGCCACCTAATGATAAATCTGTGGTGGTGCAAGGACTTTATAAATCTATGCCCAAATTTTTCAAGCCGAGACTGGGGATGACTAAAGAGGAGATGATCATATTCATTGAAGCTACTTCTGAAAGCCCTGGTAGTCTTTACTCTTCCGTCTGCTATAGCCCCCAGGCGGAAAAAGTTTACAAGCTTTGCAGCCCTCCTGCTGAGTTGCATAAAGTTGGAACATTGGTGTCGCCAGATAATGATATGTATATAGCAGGTGGACAGATTCCTCTTAAGAACACAAAATCCAATCACAGTAAAGCAAGCAAACTTCAGGCTATCTTTAGAACTGTGAATTGCTTTTACTGGTTTGATGCACAACAAAACAGTTGGATTCCAAAGACCCCGATGTTGTTTGTCCGTTTAAAGCCTTCTCTGGTCTGCTGTGAAGGCTACATCTATGCAATTGGTGGAGATAGTGCAGGGGGAGAGCTCAACAAAAGGACTGTGGAACGGTATGATGCAGAGAAAGATGAGTGGACAATGGTGAGCCCATTGCCATGTGCTTGGCAATGGAATGCCGCAGTGGTGGTTCATGATTGCATTTATGTAATGGCACACAACCTAACATACTGTTACTTTCCAAAGTCAGGTACCTGGGTGGAAATGGCTACAAGGCAAACTAGTAGATGTTTTGCTTCAGCTGCAGCTTTTGGTGATAAAATATTCTATATCGGAGGTTTGCATATTGGCAACAACTTTGGCATAAGACTCCCAACCAGCACTGTGGATGGATCTTCTGTAACTGTGGAAGTATACGatgtaaataaaaatgaatggagAATGGCAACCAATATTCCTGCAAAGCGCTACTCTGACCCTTGTGTTAGGGCTGTTGTGATCTCGAATACATTTTGTGTCTTTATCCGGGAAACTCATATGAATGAAAGAGCCAAGTATGCCATCTACCAGTACGATATGGAACTTGATCAGTGGTTTCTACGGCAGCAGATATCAGAACGTGTTCTTTGGGACTTGGGAAAAGACTTTCGATGCAGTGTAGGGAAGCTATATCCATCCTGCCTTGAAGTATCTCCTTGGAAGCCTCCAACATATCTATTTTCCCCAGAAGGGGGAGATGAGTTTGAGCTAGATGGAGAGATGGTTACTCTTCCACCTGTATAA